One window of the Streptococcus parasanguinis ATCC 15912 genome contains the following:
- the parE gene encoding DNA topoisomerase IV subunit B has translation MAKKEININNYNDDAIQVLEGLDAVRKRPGMYIGSTDGNGLHHMVWEIVDNAVDEALSGFGSQIDVTINKDGSLSVVDQGRGMPTGMHAMGKPTVEVIFTVLHAGGKFGQGGYKTSGGLHGVGSSVVNALSSWLEVEITRDGAVYKQRFEDGGKPVTTLEKIGTAPKSKTGTKVTFMPDPTIFSTTDFKFNTIAERIKESAFLLKDVTLTLTDLRKEEDNHVAFHYENGVQDFVEYLNEDKETLTPVLYFSGESDGFQVEVAMQYNDGYSDNILSFVNNVRTKDGGTHETGLKTAITKAMNDYARKTGLLKEKDKNLEGSDYREGLSAVLSILVPEAHLQFEGQTKDKLGSPLARPVVDSIVSDKLTFFLMENGELASNLIRKAIKARDAREAARKARDESRNGKKSKKDKGLLSGKLTPAQSKNPKKNELYLVEGDSAGGSAKQGRDRKFQAILPLRGKVLNTEKANMSDILKNEEINTMIYTIGAGVGADFSVEDANYDKIIIMTDADTDGAHIQTLLLTFFYRYMRPLVEAGHVYIALPPLYKMSKGKGKKEEVAYAWTDSELEELRRTFGRGATLQRYKGLGEMNADQLWETTMNPETRTLIRVTIDDLARAERRVSVLMGDKAAPRRQWIEDNVKFTLEENTVF, from the coding sequence GTGGCAAAAAAGGAAATCAATATTAATAATTATAATGACGATGCCATTCAGGTACTAGAAGGGTTAGATGCAGTCCGTAAACGTCCAGGAATGTATATCGGATCGACCGATGGAAACGGCTTGCATCACATGGTCTGGGAGATCGTTGACAATGCGGTTGATGAAGCCTTGTCTGGCTTTGGCTCACAAATCGATGTAACCATCAATAAAGACGGTTCCCTATCCGTGGTAGACCAAGGACGTGGAATGCCGACAGGGATGCATGCTATGGGCAAACCAACCGTTGAGGTGATTTTTACGGTCCTCCACGCCGGAGGGAAGTTTGGTCAAGGAGGTTATAAGACATCTGGAGGTCTTCACGGAGTGGGATCTTCTGTCGTCAATGCCCTTTCTAGTTGGCTTGAGGTAGAAATTACCCGTGATGGAGCTGTCTACAAACAACGCTTTGAAGATGGCGGGAAGCCTGTCACTACTCTTGAGAAGATAGGAACGGCTCCCAAGTCTAAGACAGGGACCAAGGTCACCTTCATGCCGGATCCAACCATCTTTTCAACGACGGATTTCAAATTTAATACCATTGCTGAGCGGATCAAAGAATCAGCCTTCTTGCTTAAGGACGTGACGCTGACGCTGACCGACCTCCGCAAGGAAGAAGACAACCATGTGGCCTTTCATTATGAAAATGGTGTCCAAGATTTTGTAGAGTACTTGAACGAAGATAAGGAAACTTTGACACCTGTTCTTTACTTTAGTGGTGAATCAGATGGTTTTCAGGTAGAAGTAGCCATGCAATACAATGATGGTTACTCAGATAATATCTTGTCCTTCGTAAATAATGTCCGCACCAAAGATGGGGGAACCCACGAGACAGGTCTGAAGACAGCCATTACCAAGGCCATGAACGACTATGCAAGAAAGACAGGACTTCTCAAGGAAAAAGACAAAAATCTGGAAGGATCAGACTACCGCGAAGGTTTGTCTGCCGTTCTTTCAATCTTGGTCCCAGAAGCTCATTTGCAATTTGAAGGGCAAACCAAAGACAAATTAGGAAGTCCCTTGGCTCGTCCAGTCGTTGATAGCATTGTTTCTGATAAATTGACCTTCTTCCTCATGGAAAATGGAGAGTTGGCTTCTAATCTCATTCGTAAGGCTATTAAGGCCCGGGATGCGCGTGAAGCAGCTCGAAAAGCGCGGGATGAAAGCCGAAATGGCAAGAAGAGCAAAAAGGACAAAGGACTTTTATCTGGTAAATTGACACCAGCCCAGTCTAAAAATCCTAAGAAAAATGAACTCTATCTAGTCGAAGGAGACTCTGCTGGCGGTTCTGCCAAACAAGGACGGGACCGTAAGTTCCAAGCGATTCTCCCTCTTCGTGGGAAGGTTCTCAATACTGAGAAAGCCAATATGAGTGATATCCTCAAGAACGAGGAAATCAACACCATGATCTACACCATTGGTGCAGGAGTTGGGGCAGATTTCTCTGTGGAAGATGCCAACTACGATAAGATCATTATCATGACCGATGCGGATACAGATGGTGCCCACATTCAAACCCTTCTCTTAACCTTCTTCTATCGCTATATGCGACCTTTGGTAGAAGCTGGACATGTCTACATTGCGCTTCCTCCTCTTTATAAGATGTCCAAAGGTAAAGGCAAGAAAGAAGAAGTGGCCTATGCTTGGACAGATAGCGAATTAGAGGAGTTGCGTCGGACCTTTGGCCGTGGAGCAACCCTCCAACGATACAAAGGGTTGGGGGAAATGAATGCGGATCAGCTTTGGGAAACCACCATGAATCCAGAAACTCGTACCTTGATCCGTGTCACCATTGATGATCTAGCTCGTGCAGAACGCCGCGTCTCTGTCCTAATGGGCGATAAGGCTGCCCCTCGCCGCCAATGGATCGAAGATAACGTTAAGTTTACCTTGGAAGAAAATACGGTATTTTAA
- a CDS encoding aminoglycoside 6-adenylyltransferase, which produces MRTDTEMMTLILQIADTLKVEAIALSGSRTNPQSVKDEFQDYDVVYIVDDLEDLISDLSWLDQFGNLLISQHNVVDHRRLYLMLFEDGNRIDLTLCPKEYIQEWVDSEAGFRVLKDENSLFEAYQPNAKRYWTGSPTEEEFAATCNEFWWVSAYVVKGIRRNQLIYATDHLYGVCQQELLKILAWQVASDKGIVDIGKNYKYLFHYLPAEKEKVFSALLDLSSIEKIGQSLFATMKLFDGEAQELAQKMGFTYDKKVAEKMISYAKEKLSNH; this is translated from the coding sequence ATGAGAACTGATACAGAAATGATGACTCTGATCTTGCAGATAGCTGATACTCTAAAAGTAGAAGCAATTGCTTTATCCGGATCCCGAACGAATCCTCAGTCCGTAAAAGATGAGTTTCAAGATTACGATGTGGTCTATATAGTTGATGATCTAGAAGACCTGATTTCAGATTTATCCTGGTTGGATCAGTTCGGAAACCTCCTGATTTCCCAACATAACGTAGTAGACCATCGTCGTCTGTATCTCATGCTCTTTGAAGATGGGAATCGTATTGATTTAACCCTCTGCCCCAAGGAGTATATCCAAGAGTGGGTGGACAGCGAAGCAGGTTTCAGAGTGCTAAAAGACGAAAATAGTTTGTTTGAAGCCTATCAGCCTAATGCCAAGCGCTACTGGACCGGTTCGCCTACTGAAGAGGAGTTTGCAGCTACTTGCAATGAATTTTGGTGGGTATCGGCTTATGTCGTCAAAGGGATTCGAAGAAATCAGCTCATCTATGCGACCGATCACCTCTATGGCGTTTGCCAGCAAGAACTCCTCAAGATACTAGCTTGGCAGGTAGCAAGTGATAAGGGAATAGTTGACATCGGAAAGAACTACAAGTACCTCTTTCACTATTTGCCTGCAGAGAAGGAAAAGGTGTTCTCAGCACTTCTTGATCTATCTAGTATAGAGAAGATTGGTCAGTCCTTATTCGCTACCATGAAGTTATTCGATGGTGAAGCGCAAGAATTGGCCCAAAAGATGGGGTTTACTTACGATAAGAAAGTAGCAGAGAAAATGATTTCTTATGCTAAAGAGAAACTTTCGAATCATTAA
- the parC gene encoding DNA topoisomerase IV subunit A has product MSNIQNMSLEDIMGERFGRYSKYIIQERALPDIRDGLKPVQRRILYSMNKDGNTHDKGYRKSAKSVGNIMGNFHPHGDSSIYDAMVRMSQDWKNREILVEMHGNNGSMDGDPPAAMRYTEARLSEIAGYLLQDIEKNTVPFAWNFDDTEKEPTVLPAAFPNLLVNGATGISAGYATDIPPHNLAEVIDAVVYMIDHPSAKVDKLMEFLPGPDFPTGAIIQGRDEIKKAYETGKGRVVVRSKTDIEQLKGGKQQIVVTEIPYEINKAVLVKKIDDVRVSNKVAGIAEVRDESDRDGLRIAIELKKDANADLILNYLFKYTDLQVNYNFNMVAIDNYTPRQVGIVPILSSYIAHRRDIIVARSRFDKEKAERRLHIVEGLIRVISILDEVIALIRASENKSDAKENLKVSYDFTEEQAEAIVTLQLYRLTNTDIVTLEEEHANLKEQIATLAAIIGDERTMFNLMKKELREVKKLFGNPRRSELQDTAKTIEIDTASLIVEEETFVSVTRAGYIKRTSPRSFNASTLEEVGKRDDDELIFVEPAKTTQHLLLFTNLGNAIYRPIHELTDTKWKDIGEHLSQTLTNFEQEEEILFAEVVDQFEGVTYFAATQQGQIKRFERKELSPWRTYRSKSTKYAKIKDQEDRIVAVAPVVFEDIMIITKNGYGLRFNIEEVPVVGAKAAGVKAINLKDGDQVAATFKSTTPSMYILTQRGSLKRMLQDDIPVTSRAKRGLQVLRELKNKPHRVFKAGPVFTDQGDFDLFTSQEEVGEQDQILAITSTTGQVTEVDLTQLSISERTSNGSFVNDTISDQEVFSATIK; this is encoded by the coding sequence ATGAGTAATATCCAAAATATGTCCTTAGAGGACATCATGGGAGAGCGCTTTGGTCGCTACTCCAAATACATTATTCAAGAACGGGCCCTTCCTGATATTCGGGATGGCTTGAAACCTGTTCAACGGCGGATTCTTTATTCTATGAATAAGGACGGCAATACCCATGACAAGGGCTACCGCAAGTCTGCCAAATCCGTCGGAAATATCATGGGGAATTTCCACCCTCACGGGGATAGTTCGATCTATGATGCCATGGTCCGCATGTCTCAAGACTGGAAGAATCGTGAGATTCTTGTTGAGATGCACGGTAACAATGGTTCTATGGACGGTGATCCACCGGCTGCCATGCGTTATACGGAAGCCCGTCTATCTGAAATTGCTGGTTATCTCCTTCAAGATATCGAAAAGAACACAGTGCCATTTGCCTGGAACTTTGACGATACAGAAAAAGAGCCAACTGTTTTACCAGCAGCCTTTCCAAACCTTTTGGTCAATGGGGCTACAGGGATTTCAGCTGGTTACGCGACAGATATTCCGCCACATAACCTTGCTGAAGTCATCGATGCGGTGGTTTATATGATCGACCATCCTTCTGCTAAGGTAGACAAACTCATGGAGTTTCTACCTGGACCTGATTTTCCGACCGGTGCCATTATCCAAGGTCGCGATGAAATCAAGAAAGCCTATGAAACTGGTAAGGGACGGGTGGTTGTCCGCTCTAAGACAGATATCGAGCAACTCAAAGGCGGTAAGCAACAAATCGTCGTCACTGAGATTCCTTATGAGATCAACAAGGCTGTCTTGGTCAAGAAAATTGACGATGTTCGTGTCAGTAACAAGGTGGCCGGTATTGCAGAAGTTCGGGATGAGTCTGACCGAGATGGTCTTCGCATTGCCATTGAGCTCAAGAAAGATGCCAATGCAGATTTGATCTTGAATTACTTGTTCAAGTATACAGACTTGCAAGTCAACTACAACTTCAATATGGTGGCGATTGACAATTATACCCCTCGTCAAGTGGGGATTGTGCCGATTCTCTCTAGCTACATTGCTCACCGTCGGGATATCATTGTCGCTCGCTCGCGCTTTGACAAGGAAAAGGCCGAACGACGCCTCCACATCGTAGAGGGACTGATCCGCGTGATTTCCATCCTCGATGAAGTGATTGCCTTGATTCGTGCTTCTGAAAACAAGTCAGATGCCAAGGAAAACCTCAAGGTTAGCTACGATTTCACAGAAGAGCAAGCAGAAGCCATTGTCACCTTGCAATTGTACCGTTTGACCAATACAGATATCGTCACCTTGGAAGAAGAGCATGCTAACCTCAAGGAGCAAATCGCGACCTTAGCAGCCATCATTGGGGACGAACGGACCATGTTCAATCTCATGAAGAAGGAATTGCGTGAAGTCAAGAAGCTCTTTGGCAACCCTCGTCGCAGTGAGCTGCAAGATACTGCTAAAACGATCGAGATTGATACAGCCAGTCTCATTGTCGAAGAAGAAACCTTCGTTAGCGTGACCCGTGCTGGTTACATTAAACGGACCTCTCCTCGTTCGTTCAATGCCTCAACACTGGAAGAAGTTGGAAAACGAGATGATGACGAGTTGATTTTCGTAGAGCCTGCTAAGACCACCCAGCATCTTTTACTCTTTACCAACTTGGGAAATGCCATTTATCGACCAATTCATGAATTGACAGATACTAAGTGGAAGGATATCGGAGAGCACCTTAGTCAGACTTTGACCAATTTCGAGCAAGAGGAAGAAATTCTCTTTGCGGAGGTTGTGGATCAGTTTGAAGGAGTGACCTACTTTGCTGCAACTCAACAAGGCCAAATCAAGCGTTTTGAACGCAAGGAATTGAGCCCATGGCGGACTTATCGTTCTAAATCGACTAAGTATGCTAAGATAAAAGACCAAGAGGACCGTATCGTAGCGGTTGCACCAGTTGTCTTCGAGGACATCATGATCATTACCAAAAATGGTTATGGGTTGCGCTTTAATATTGAAGAGGTCCCTGTCGTAGGAGCCAAAGCTGCAGGGGTTAAAGCTATTAACCTCAAAGACGGGGATCAAGTCGCTGCCACCTTTAAGTCGACGACTCCAAGTATGTATATTTTAACCCAGCGAGGCAGTCTCAAACGGATGTTGCAAGACGATATTCCTGTAACTAGCCGTGCTAAACGTGGCCTACAGGTCTTGCGTGAGTTGAAAAATAAACCCCACCGCGTCTTCAAGGCAGGTCCAGTTTTCACGGACCAAGGAGATTTTGATCTCTTTACGAGCCAGGAAGAAGTAGGAGAGCAAGATCAAATTCTTGCCATTACGTCTACCACTGGACAGGTGACCGAGGTTGATTTGACACAATTAAGCATTTCTGAAAGAACAAGCAATGGATCCTTTGTCAATGATACCATTTCGGATCAAGAAGTTTTTTCAGCCACTATCAAATAA
- a CDS encoding branched-chain amino acid aminotransferase — translation MDLNQVKKKKLRSTIMTVSLDWENLGFSYMKLPYRYLAYYRNGAWEKGELTEDATLHISESSPSLHYGQQAFEGLKAYRTKDGSIQLFRPDQNAKRLQRTADRLLMPQVPTDMFVDACKAVVKANEEYVPPYGTGATLYLRPLLIGVGDIIGVKPADEYIFTIFAMPVGNYFKGGLVPTNFLIQDEYDRAAPHGTGAAKVGGNYAASMLPGKIAHDRNFSDVIYLDPATHTKIEEVGSANFFGITANNEFVTPLSPSILPSITKYSLLYLAEHRLGMTPIEGDVFINDLDRFVEAGACGTAAVISPIGGVQHGDDFHVFYSETEVGPITRKLYDELTGIQFGDVEAPEGWIVKVD, via the coding sequence ATGGACCTGAACCAGGTCAAAAAGAAAAAATTAAGGAGCACGATCATGACAGTATCACTTGATTGGGAAAACCTTGGCTTTTCATATATGAAATTACCCTATCGTTATTTGGCGTATTATCGCAATGGAGCTTGGGAAAAGGGAGAATTGACAGAAGATGCGACCTTGCATATATCCGAATCTTCTCCAAGTTTGCATTACGGTCAGCAAGCCTTTGAAGGCTTAAAAGCCTACCGTACAAAAGATGGAAGCATCCAATTGTTCCGTCCAGATCAAAACGCCAAACGTTTGCAACGTACGGCGGATCGTTTGCTGATGCCTCAAGTTCCAACAGATATGTTTGTGGATGCTTGTAAGGCAGTCGTAAAAGCAAATGAAGAGTATGTTCCACCATATGGTACAGGAGCTACCCTTTACCTTCGTCCTCTTTTGATCGGTGTTGGAGATATTATTGGTGTAAAACCTGCAGATGAGTATATCTTTACCATCTTTGCAATGCCTGTCGGTAACTACTTTAAAGGTGGTTTGGTTCCAACGAACTTCTTGATTCAAGATGAGTACGATCGTGCTGCTCCACATGGTACTGGGGCTGCAAAAGTTGGAGGGAACTACGCAGCTAGTATGTTGCCAGGTAAGATTGCCCATGATCGTAACTTCTCTGACGTGATTTACCTTGATCCAGCGACGCACACCAAGATTGAAGAAGTTGGTTCTGCAAACTTCTTTGGAATTACTGCTAATAATGAATTTGTGACGCCATTGAGCCCTTCTATCTTGCCATCGATCACCAAGTATTCTTTACTTTACTTGGCAGAACACCGTCTTGGTATGACACCAATTGAAGGGGATGTCTTTATCAATGACTTGGATCGCTTTGTAGAAGCAGGAGCTTGTGGTACCGCAGCTGTCATCTCTCCAATCGGAGGTGTTCAACACGGGGATGACTTCCATGTCTTCTATTCTGAAACAGAAGTAGGTCCTATCACACGGAAGCTTTATGACGAGTTGACCGGTATCCAATTTGGTGATGTCGAAGCGCCAGAAGGATGGATTGTCAAAGTCGATTAA
- a CDS encoding DUF2969 domain-containing protein: MSKKDKKIEIQIVDSKVTVGKDTFDGFTLSIGKKTIGEIADMAGQFAIIKNGNVDSLYKKLEKAVEILIENYNLNK, translated from the coding sequence ATGAGTAAAAAAGATAAGAAAATTGAGATTCAAATCGTTGATAGTAAAGTAACCGTCGGAAAAGACACTTTTGATGGATTCACTTTGTCCATTGGAAAGAAAACGATTGGTGAAATTGCAGACATGGCAGGTCAGTTTGCCATTATCAAAAATGGAAATGTGGATTCACTTTACAAAAAACTTGAAAAAGCCGTTGAAATTTTAATAGAAAATTATAATTTGAATAAATAA
- the rpsA gene encoding 30S ribosomal protein S1 — protein sequence MNEFEDLLNSVSQVEPGDVVTAEVLTVDANQANVAISGTGVEGVLTLRELTNDRDADINDLVKPGETLELLVLRQVVGKDTDTVTYLVSKKRLEARKAWDKLVGREEEVVTVKGTRAVKGGLSVEFEGLRGFIPASMLDTRFVRNTERFVGQEFDAKIKEVDPKENRFILSRREVVEAASAAARAEVFGKLNVGDIVTGKVARITSFGAFIDLGGVDGLVHLTELSHERNVSPKSVVTVGEEIQVKVLDLNEEEGRVSLSLKATTPGPWDGVEQKLAAGDVIEGTVKRLTDFGAFVEVLPGIDGLVHISQISHKRVENPKDVLKVGQEVTVKVLEVNAADERVSLSIKALEERPAQEEGEKQEKRQSRPRRPKQEKRDFDLPETQTGFSMADLFGDIEL from the coding sequence ATGAATGAATTTGAAGATTTGCTAAACAGTGTTAGCCAAGTTGAACCAGGTGACGTTGTTACTGCTGAAGTATTGACAGTTGACGCGAACCAAGCTAACGTTGCAATCTCTGGAACTGGTGTCGAAGGTGTCTTGACTCTTCGCGAATTGACAAACGATCGTGATGCTGACATCAACGACTTGGTAAAACCAGGTGAAACACTTGAATTGCTTGTTCTTCGTCAAGTAGTTGGTAAAGATACTGATACAGTAACTTACCTTGTATCTAAAAAACGTTTGGAAGCTCGCAAAGCATGGGACAAATTGGTCGGACGTGAAGAAGAAGTTGTTACTGTTAAAGGAACTCGCGCTGTTAAGGGCGGACTTTCAGTAGAATTTGAAGGACTTCGTGGATTTATTCCAGCTTCAATGCTTGATACTCGTTTTGTACGTAACACTGAACGTTTCGTAGGTCAAGAATTTGATGCTAAAATCAAAGAAGTAGATCCAAAAGAAAACCGCTTTATCCTTTCACGTCGTGAAGTTGTTGAAGCTGCGTCAGCTGCAGCACGCGCAGAAGTATTTGGTAAATTGAACGTTGGTGATATCGTAACTGGTAAAGTTGCACGTATCACAAGCTTCGGTGCTTTCATCGACCTTGGTGGTGTTGATGGATTGGTTCACTTGACAGAATTGTCACACGAACGCAACGTATCACCTAAATCAGTTGTAACTGTTGGTGAAGAAATCCAAGTGAAAGTTCTTGACTTGAACGAAGAAGAAGGTCGTGTATCACTTTCATTGAAAGCTACAACACCTGGACCATGGGATGGCGTTGAACAAAAATTGGCTGCTGGTGATGTTATCGAAGGAACTGTTAAACGTTTGACTGACTTCGGTGCATTCGTTGAAGTATTGCCAGGTATCGACGGTCTTGTACACATCTCACAAATTTCACACAAACGTGTTGAAAATCCAAAAGATGTTCTTAAAGTTGGACAAGAAGTAACTGTTAAAGTTCTTGAAGTAAATGCTGCAGATGAACGTGTATCACTTTCTATCAAAGCTCTTGAAGAACGTCCAGCTCAAGAAGAAGGCGAAAAACAAGAAAAACGTCAATCTCGCCCACGTCGTCCAAAACAAGAAAAACGTGACTTTGATCTTCCAGAAACTCAAACTGGATTCTCAATGGCTGACTTGTTTGGCGATATCGAATTGTAA
- a CDS encoding L-lactate dehydrogenase gives MNLTKQHKKVILVGDGAVGSSYAFALVNQGIAQELGIIEIPQLHEKAVGDALDLSHALAFTSPKKIYAAEYADCADADLVVITAGAPQKPGETRLDLVGKNLAINKSIVTEVVKSGFNGIFLVAANPVDVLTYSTWKFSGFPKERVIGSGTSLDSARFRQALAEKLDVDARSVHAYIMGEHGDSEFAVWSHANIAGVNLEEFLKDTQNVQETELIELFEGVRDAAYTIINKKGATYYGIAVALARITKAILDDENAVLPLSVFQEGQYGVSNVFIGQPAIVGAHGIVRPVNIPLNDAEQQKMKASADELQAIIDEAWKNPEFQEASIN, from the coding sequence ATGAATTTGACTAAACAACACAAAAAAGTTATCCTTGTCGGTGACGGTGCCGTAGGTTCATCTTATGCATTTGCACTTGTCAACCAAGGAATTGCACAAGAGCTTGGAATTATCGAAATTCCTCAATTGCACGAAAAAGCTGTCGGAGATGCGCTTGACCTTAGCCACGCCCTTGCCTTCACTTCACCTAAGAAGATTTATGCGGCTGAGTACGCTGACTGTGCAGACGCTGACCTTGTTGTGATTACTGCAGGTGCTCCTCAAAAACCAGGTGAAACACGCCTTGACCTTGTTGGTAAAAACCTTGCGATCAACAAATCAATCGTTACAGAAGTTGTGAAATCTGGATTTAACGGTATCTTCCTTGTAGCTGCTAACCCAGTTGACGTATTGACATACTCTACATGGAAATTCTCTGGATTCCCTAAAGAACGTGTTATCGGTTCTGGTACTTCTCTTGACTCAGCTCGTTTCCGTCAAGCTTTGGCTGAAAAATTGGATGTGGACGCTCGTTCAGTACACGCCTACATCATGGGTGAACACGGTGACTCAGAATTCGCTGTATGGTCACACGCTAACATCGCTGGTGTAAACCTTGAAGAATTCCTTAAGGACACTCAAAACGTTCAAGAAACTGAATTGATCGAATTGTTCGAAGGTGTTCGTGACGCTGCTTACACTATCATCAACAAAAAAGGTGCTACATACTACGGTATCGCTGTTGCCCTTGCTCGTATCACTAAAGCAATCCTTGATGATGAAAATGCAGTACTTCCACTTTCTGTATTCCAAGAAGGTCAATATGGTGTTAGCAACGTCTTTATCGGTCAACCTGCCATCGTAGGTGCACACGGTATTGTTCGTCCAGTGAACATCCCATTGAACGATGCGGAACAACAAAAAATGAAAGCTTCTGCTGATGAATTGCAAGCAATCATTGATGAAGCATGGAAAAACCCTGAATTCCAAGAAGCATCTATCAACTAA